Genomic segment of Plasmodium brasilianum strain Bolivian I chromosome 8, whole genome shotgun sequence:
CAATTCCTCACTATTTGTCCTATCCATTTCGAgcttttctatttatttaaaagctttgcaaaaaaaaaaaaaaaagcataaaataaaataaacttacAAAATATACTACCAAAATAGAAACGGACAAAATATggatacataaaaaatatcctTGTTAAAAGTACTACAACCAAAATATAGGCAAACCGATGGGTGGAAAAGCAATAAGAATGACTTAATTCAATTTACgaatttttttctcaaaaaaataaaagtatgtaaaattttttgaaatatatatcaagttggaataaataaaataaaaaaaaaaaaaacttcaaTTAACGAATTATAAGCTTTCGCTTAGTAAATAAGGGCTATTAATTAATAAGGCTTGGTgagtaaaaggaaaaaaaataaaaagtaccACACAgacatgaaaaaattaaacgaaATGGAGGCTTCCAACTAATATGAGCGGTAAATAAGatatattgcatatatatgggcatatatgtacaagtgcacataaatacatacatatatgcaccctacataaataagtatatatatgcggcctatataaatacatacatacatacggacatatataattatgtgcACATGTACTACATGCTTATATACtcgtgtatatacatatatgtatgcttaGGAATGTCAAatggataaaataatacaaaaaaaaaaaaaaaaaaaaggaaggaaATGCTAAATAATTCAACGTTAATTACTGATATAGAAATTTCGCATGCAGAGCTGAGGTGATAAAACAGTTTTACATTCCTATTTACTATTTTAGCATATGTAATTTCGTtcaaaaaaacattattatgtttatattcattatccATTCTAgaagttaatatatttttaattgttttattttattcacttttaaattaaattatgattTATTGAGAAAGTCGTACAACAAAAAGTATGACAAGCATGCATACTTTTTGTAGAAATACTCTATTTAACAttgatattttataaaagttataGTGCTTAGAATTACGTTCACTACTAGcatgatataaaaaacaacatatatacgtatacgcACAAAAAGATATAACCATACACGCAcgcacacacacacacacaaacACCCATGCACATAGTTAATGCTaatgtttatacatatgcatgtgcACAAATAATGATGTCCATACAAATGTATAAGCATAGATTTAAATGGGGGAAATATAATGGCAGTTTTTCATCTACTCTTAATGCTATTACATTAAACTAAATTAAGTTTAAAATTATCGGGAAATGATCTACTATACGTCAAGgtgtttaaattttttcatgCATTAAATGCGGTatgtacctatatatattatatatgtatatttgtatgtatgtatgtatgtatgtatgtatgtatgtatgtatgtatgtatacgtatatacaaatatatttatttttcttttttttccaattttctTGAATTATAAATCTATACAGTTGTGCGTTACATAGGTACACATATGTCTATAAAATACTTATAATTCTTCTCGGTATTTCCAACAATGAATCAACTGaagtatattaatataaataacaaaagtgTTACTCAGcccttatattttaattgcaTGCATTTCATCGTTACTTcccttctttttatttctttctttctaatttttacttaatacAAGGAAAATGTTTATGTTCTAAtagttttcaaaaaaaaaaaaaaaaaaaaaaaaatatatatatatatatatatattctcaaAAACGATCCTTTTTGTCATAATTTTATGGTTCTATATGCTTGCAGGAATAAAccaacgaaaaaaaaaaaaataaaatattcttaccggtgttataaatatacgtttatacattatattacaataaaatacattGTGTAATATTCGGAATAGTTAACTTAAATTAACCTAAAAACTATTTTGGTTATACACAAACTTCCATTCTTATTGAGAAGaatgtaaaacaaaaaaaaaaaaaaaatatgtattcattttaaaatgtcCTTCTAAAAACTTTCTAATAGTTCgtatatatgttctttttttttaaaattttaggGAGTTTAATTATGCATTACGCATATAActtttaacaaattataatttgGTGATACATTGTAAATGATATTTAACAGtaacgaatatatatatatatatatatatacgatcTATCCGttttacttttacttttactttttttttttttttttaatctttttagCAAAATTTCCTTTGcgttattattaaaatgtgaataattttcttatacTGAAAAGAAGTACACGTCCTTTGATATTTTCGGCAATACTTTTAATGTTAATTCTATTCTCAACTACATATCTAAGCCGATTAATGGAAAACTTTATGTACTATACATTTATAGCTTAATATTCTACCCCTTCGATATAAGTAAGTAGTTCCATGGTATCTTAAATTCCATCAGCAGGAAGTAAATCCTTGGACAACAACGTACAATtagaatacatatttttacgggcacatatatatatgtacatacgtatatatataaacatgtacGCAAATGcgctaaaaataaatattcattattaacAGTGCTATTTTGAGAATACTCATGATTTGTTTATAAAAGGTGATAGTGTAAAAAGTTAATATCGGAGGGGTAGACCACCTCTGTTAAGTACAAAAGGTAGagcaaaattttaataaattccAAAATTTACACAATTACAATGTTTTATTGCTAATACTGCTAAGCCGCTATCTTTAAATGCTTAACGAAGTTGGGCTAAAATGGTAAAGGATTtcttttatgaaaattatgatCGAAAGTTTACGAATTAAAGGTGAAAGGCGAAAGGCAGGGGAAAAATAGGGAAGATAAAGACTGAtgagcataaaaaaaaaggaaaaaatgaatggtaatggaaaaagaatataattatgtaaaatggTAAAAGACCAAATTTATGAGGAATTGAAATGGgccaaaaagaaaaggaacgGGATAGGTATAAACCAGATGGGATAAAATAGGGCTACCACCACAGCGCTAGGCTtataatgatttaaaaattgtagaCTATTTAATTCAAGGCATTTATAAGCttagaaatttttttcatagatATTATACTAAAGGTATTATGAGAATTATAGaaagaattatatacattGAATAGAGCACATAAATGACCGCTTCATCTTTTTCTTCACCATTTATtgtttgctatttttttttttttttttttttttttctcatttctCGTATTTATTCAAATTCAATAGTTGATGGGGGCTTAGAAGAAATGTCGTATAGAATTCTGTTGACACCTTTCACTTCACTCACTATATGTGTTGATATTTTCTCCAGAATATCATAAGGAATTTTATACCAGTTAGCCGTCATGAAAGAGGATGTTTTAACTGCTCTTAAGGCACAAACGTAATCATATGATCTTGCATCTCCTCGTACACCCACAGATCTTGTAGACAGTAGTACAGCAAAAGCTTGActaatatcattatataaattatacgaTTTCAAAtcgtttataaaaatatcatcAACTtctcttaatatatttagtttATGTTTATCTATTTCTCCAATAACACGTATAGCTAAACCTGGACCAGGAAATGGATGTCTGTTAGTAATTTCTGGAGGCAAATTTAATTCTTGcgataattttttaacatcaTCTTTAAACAGGTATTTAAAAGGTTCGAATAATTTGAACTTCAAATTTTTTGGTAATCCCCCTACGTTATGATGTGTCTTAATAGTATCTGACAAATTTTTTGAACATTTACTTTCTATGATATCAGGATATAAGGTCCcttgtaataaaaatgttttttcaatatttatattcaaattatttactGCTTTTTCAAATTCATCAATAAATAGTTTTccaataatttttcttttctgttCTGGGTCTGTAAttccttttaaattatttaaaaaaatttcggAAGCATCAATTTTGGTTAAGTTCATACCaggaaataatttttttaaaaaagtataaaccTTTTctccttcattttttcttaataatccattatctataaaaaatCCAAAAAATCgatctttaaatattttatgtgtaAAAGCTGCAGCAACAGTACTATCAATTCCACCAGACATGGCAGCAATAACATAATGATcatgtgcatatttttttatattgttaaatTCCATTTCGTGATATCTAATTGGGTCAAATGTTTttgtacatttacatattttgtacgcaaaattataaaacatcTGATCCCCATCTACTGACTCATATACCTCTGGATGATACTGAAcaccatatatattatattctttattgTATATGGCACATACCAAACAATTTTCACTTGAATTTACTATGTAAAAACTCTCAGGAATTTTTGTTACCTCTTCCGTATGATTCATCCATACTGTCGTTGtgcctttattttttatatcatcaaATAAAACACATgtactattattttcaagTAATTTAAACTTGTTATACTTTTCCTCACTGGAAGAAGTTTCTTGTcctattatatttatctcATAACTACCATATTCAGAATTTTTAGATTTTTTCACTTCACCATTCATTTGTACAGCTATTTCTTGCATACCATAACAAATAGCAAAAATtggaattttctttttcaaaaagtattttagaacttctttttttaaatgtggTGCCCCTTCTTCATTAACAGAGTAAGGTCCCCCTGATAAGATAACtccttttacatttaaaCTCTCAACATCCTTCAAATCTATATTGTAGTCCCTTGCTTcactaaaaatttttatattatttaatcgCTTTactattaaatgaaaatactGCGAACCAAAGTTCAGAACTAGTATTGTATCGCACGCGTCCTCCCCCATTATGCATACGTCGTATATTATAAGGTagatttgaatttttatatttacgtaaTTGTGTACGTAATTGTGTACGTAATTGTGTACGTAATTGTGTACGTAATTGTGTACGTAATTGTGTACGTAATTGTGTACGTAATTGTATATGTAATTGTGTATGTAATTGTGTATGTAATTGTGTATGTAATTGTGTACGCAATTGTGTACGTTactatgtatgtgtgtgcatACCTGTTTATCCCCgtacttatgtatgtatttacgtTACTATACGGTAGGATCGCTTTTTAACTAAATTTTTGGCGAATAGAAAACAAATCTCCGAATTtcacaaaaatttaattacctttctacaaaattattttattataaaaaaattatcttttattttttatgaagtATAGTAAATATAATCAGTGAAATGGCATAAAGATTTCtaacatacatgcataaagCGAGACAAATTTCATGTTTTTCAGATGTATcttaaatatgataaataagATGCATTAAATtagtcaaaaaaaaaaaaaaaaagaggcaATAAAAtgattgaaaaaaaagtaaaaaaaaaaaaaaaaaaaaaaattctgtatgaataaagaaaatttttttaacttaatattgctttaaaataatagaaaaacacaaaataaaaaaattataagaaatgaataaaaattactatCTCCTATAATCCTGAATACAtagtttaattttatttttgaatcgatttcaatatttttattttaaataaacaaatttaagCAGCTTTATAACGTAtactattaataaaaaaaaaaaaaaaaagaaaggtaAATAAcctataaataattatattacacACGCGCTTAACTTTAGTATGATACATTACAGGTGTACTCGtgttaatatttacattattatttatatatattaatattataaattgagtctacttaaaaaataacttgccttttttttaatatatgctacatatatattgtgcTGTCCTAATTTAACATCACTCAGTACAGGAAACTAAAAACGACgtgaaaattttgtaattttaatctatttttttagataattttttataaatacatcaTCCATGTGCTTtagaaacatatattttatatgtacatgtaaatacAACAACCGAGTGACTCTGTACTCCcattgtttttttatcattctttcgtttttttcgttttccaAAAGAAAACATACTCTAATGAGGTAAAAGAGGTTAATCTTgctaatatttcttatataaataatatatatatatgtatattcaaaaacacatatattttgtagtaaattaaaacataaaaaatccACTTtcaaatactttttaaatatatgcgaatgtttcttttattttctctggtcttttaaattatttttaaacgaAAAGGAAAGCGTAACAGCAAAGACAcgtgaaaaaataaagcaagaaaataattatttttttttattcaaaaatattaaaaaaaaaaaaaaaagcctttatatatacatttttatatttagtattttatctctattttaaatttgccttatattcctattttgtcatttttttttttattaaaaacaaaataaaaatacgaaTCATAAAACGTAAACTTTATGTTAGGATATCCAAAATAGGGTCTTTTCCTATTTCCTAAAATTTTATACCActtaaaaagtaatattttattatacaagatatataattagataacagtaaaaaaaaaattacaaaaaaacaaaagaatgTATGGAAAAATAGGACATTGTTCTTTTTGGTacctaatatttttaatatttattttttttctttttcatttatatatcgAAAAGGAAAGAATGATAATAACAACATTATATATGCCCCTGGACTGTgtcttcatatatatatgtgaagtatttatatcaaaaaaaaagaaaaaaaatgagcgATGTTGTGTATATaacatgttcatatataaaatatatatatataaatgtaattacatgtaaaaataatataatatgtagaCCCTAATTAGGGAATACTAAAGTTTACCAACTCTTGAACTATTTAAGTTCCAATGAAAATACAAAGACATACtaaaagagtaaaaaaaacCCGTGGGTTAATCTTTTAAAAAGGAGTAAATTGTAAAACTGTTATTCCATATAAgtcgaaaaaaaaacaaagaaaaagaaaaacaaagatAAACAAAGATAAACAaagataaaaacaaaaataaaaataaaaacgagaataaaaacaagaataaaaacatgaataaaaacatgaataaaaacaagaataaaaacaataataaaagcaaaaataaaaacaaaaataaaagcaagaactaaaatagaaaattaacgtatatagaaaaaaaatataaacagtaGCATGCAAAAAGCAATATACAAGAAGAATAAAGGATATGCAAATAAAAGCAATCAAATATCATAAAACCggcaaaaaacaaaaaacaggtcaaatacataaaacaaaaaaaaaacataaaaataacaaaaaacaggaaacaaaaaataaattacagattacaaattacaaataataaaaaattacaattaaaaaataacaaaaaactTAAAACGTGGAAGGTGGAaggttatataaaaaaataaaataaaaaaaaataagaaaaaaaagaaaatataaaaagttgtCATGCTCTTAAAAATactgaaattttttataaaatatgaatgtaaaatattatatatatatctaatatgTTAGTATCATTTTGCAATGATTGCAAAGTTGAAAAATACTATgcataaatttaaaacagtgagaatttattgaaaacaaaaaatttaaaatattagcCGCAGAAAAGGGcgcttatttatttaaatttttt
This window contains:
- a CDS encoding GMP synthase [glutamine-hydrolyzing] — its product is MGEDACDTILVLNFGSQYFHLIVKRLNNIKIFSEARDYNIDLKDVESLNVKGVILSGGPYSVNEEGAPHLKKEVLKYFLKKKIPIFAICYGMQEIAVQMNGEVKKSKNSEYGSYEINIIGQETSSSEEKYNKFKLLENNSTCVLFDDIKNKGTTTVWMNHTEEVTKIPESFYIVNSSENCLVCAIYNKEYNIYGVQYHPEVYESVDGDQMFYNFAYKICKCTKTFDPIRYHEMEFNNIKKYAHDHYVIAAMSGGIDSTVAAAFTHKIFKDRFFGFFIDNGLLRKNEGEKVYTFLKKLFPGMNLTKIDASEIFLNNLKGITDPEQKRKIIGKLFIDEFEKAVNNLNINIEKTFLLQGTLYPDIIESKCSKNLSDTIKTHHNVGGLPKNLKFKLFEPFKYLFKDDVKKLSQELNLPPEITNRHPFPGPGLAIRVIGEIDKHKLNILREVDDIFINDLKSYNLYNDISQAFAVLLSTRSVGVRGDARSYDYVCALRAVKTSSFMTANWYKIPYDILEKISTHIVSEVKGVNRILYDISSKPPSTIEFE